From a single Spongiibacter taiwanensis genomic region:
- a CDS encoding undecaprenyl-phosphate glucose phosphotransferase, with the protein MKSEPINAGQGVQVGGFIKQHHSMVTAAHQLADVLVIWGLLAGLVSLADYTWGMGYQIAAFVASICYHIFAHKNGLYFSWRGQSLFTEVKTVVTTWLVVLGTLLTITFLFDLTEEYGGAVMVAWAVAVPVAISLYRISARMVLREFRRVGVNTRRVAIVGAKEPGISLANSIIGSPWMGMTVAGFYDDRVPIGHYPLLEEDVQVVGTTELLKQQARAGEFDDIYIALPMREEETIKELVEELANSSCCVHIVPDLFTFKMLNARSREIGGLPVVSVYDTPFDSFDAVIKRAEDVILSSIILCGIAIPMLIIAAAVKLSSPGPVIFKQRRYGINGEEIMVWKFRSMTCCDNGDVVVQATKDDCRITKVGGFLRRTSLDELPQFINVLQGKMSIVGPRPHAVAHNELYRDKISGYMQRHLVKPGITGWAQVNGWRGETDTLEKMEKRIEFDLAYIRSWSVFFDVKIVWLTLIKGFFGNHVY; encoded by the coding sequence GTGAAATCTGAGCCAATCAATGCAGGGCAGGGTGTGCAGGTCGGCGGCTTTATAAAACAACACCATTCAATGGTGACAGCTGCCCATCAACTGGCCGATGTACTGGTCATCTGGGGTTTGCTCGCTGGCTTGGTGTCGCTTGCCGACTACACTTGGGGCATGGGCTACCAAATCGCAGCCTTCGTTGCGTCTATCTGTTATCACATTTTCGCTCATAAAAACGGCTTGTACTTTTCCTGGCGTGGCCAATCGTTATTTACTGAAGTAAAGACCGTCGTTACCACTTGGTTGGTTGTGTTGGGTACCCTTCTCACTATTACCTTTTTATTCGATTTGACGGAGGAGTATGGTGGTGCGGTCATGGTTGCTTGGGCCGTCGCGGTGCCCGTCGCCATAAGCCTCTACCGCATTTCCGCCCGCATGGTCCTGCGTGAATTTCGCCGCGTCGGCGTCAACACGCGCCGAGTAGCCATCGTTGGCGCGAAAGAGCCCGGTATCAGTCTCGCAAACAGCATTATTGGTAGCCCGTGGATGGGGATGACGGTCGCCGGATTCTATGATGACCGGGTGCCAATTGGTCATTACCCCCTGTTGGAAGAAGATGTTCAGGTTGTTGGTACGACAGAGCTCCTTAAGCAACAGGCCCGTGCAGGCGAGTTCGACGATATTTACATCGCTCTGCCCATGCGCGAAGAGGAGACCATTAAAGAGTTGGTCGAAGAGCTCGCCAATAGTTCTTGTTGCGTTCACATCGTGCCAGACCTGTTTACCTTCAAAATGCTCAATGCCCGCAGCCGTGAAATCGGTGGCCTGCCTGTTGTCAGTGTCTATGACACCCCCTTCGATTCCTTTGATGCCGTGATCAAACGCGCTGAAGACGTTATTCTGAGTTCTATCATTCTGTGCGGCATCGCGATCCCAATGCTGATTATCGCTGCTGCAGTGAAACTTAGCTCCCCGGGTCCTGTCATCTTCAAGCAGCGCCGCTACGGCATCAATGGCGAAGAGATTATGGTGTGGAAGTTCCGCTCTATGACCTGCTGTGATAACGGTGATGTGGTGGTTCAGGCCACCAAAGACGACTGTCGCATTACCAAAGTGGGTGGCTTTTTGCGCCGTACCTCGTTAGATGAGCTGCCCCAGTTTATTAACGTGCTACAGGGCAAGATGAGCATTGTGGGGCCCAGGCCCCATGCTGTTGCGCACAACGAGTTGTATCGAGACAAAATCAGCGGTTATATGCAGCGTCACCTGGTAAAGCCGGGTATTACCGGCTGGGCTCAGGTTAACGGCTGGCGCGGCGAGACTGATACCCTCGAGAAGATGGAAAAGCGGATTGAATTTGATTTGGCCTATATACGAAGCTGGTCGGTCTTTTTTGATGTTAAAATTGTGTGGCTGACACTGATAAAAGGTTTTTTCGGAAATCACGTCTATTAA
- a CDS encoding polysaccharide lyase — protein sequence MTHSKNTTLPIALICCFSANILCSQVVEEKIKTNKERIADVSAKQRRISEETLRLTSPQSLRENLIWSTGFEEKQFQFIYGGKLDENSGPEWARAKRQDKDDSIIFSSSFARSGQSSLKLTWRRELLGESNDSKKAMVIFGKPSFTEGLERWYGFSILLPSSFYTDNDPYNALIFQVHATPDHHLNEQWRSPPIGLSLRNGKLKFGYTYDTEKISQKNFNLNQNRKSFEIGDLSSLLDKWTDFVVHAKFSVNNKGLIELWVDGQLIVSDSNINLGYKDDYGPYPGWGIYSYNSTNPERSIYLDEVRIGNNSSSYTQVAPGRNDNTQQKPQFDSSANHLPTANADPLTPKRSEQKPYP from the coding sequence GTGACTCATTCTAAAAACACCACCTTACCAATAGCCCTTATTTGCTGTTTTAGCGCAAACATTCTTTGTAGCCAAGTTGTTGAAGAAAAAATAAAAACAAATAAAGAACGAATAGCGGACGTTAGCGCCAAGCAAAGGCGCATATCAGAAGAAACCCTTCGCCTAACCTCCCCACAAAGCCTGAGAGAAAATCTTATTTGGTCAACAGGATTCGAAGAAAAGCAGTTCCAATTTATATATGGAGGCAAATTAGACGAGAATTCTGGACCAGAATGGGCAAGAGCTAAACGCCAGGATAAAGACGATTCCATTATATTCTCTTCATCGTTCGCACGCTCAGGGCAATCCTCATTAAAATTAACCTGGAGACGGGAGCTCCTTGGTGAGAGCAACGACAGCAAAAAAGCTATGGTGATTTTTGGAAAGCCTTCATTCACCGAAGGCCTAGAGAGATGGTATGGGTTCAGCATTCTTCTTCCATCAAGTTTTTACACTGACAACGACCCTTACAACGCGCTGATTTTCCAAGTTCACGCGACGCCCGATCACCATTTAAATGAACAATGGCGCTCACCGCCTATTGGGCTATCATTGCGAAACGGAAAATTAAAATTTGGATATACATACGACACCGAGAAAATATCCCAAAAAAACTTCAACTTAAATCAAAACCGGAAAAGCTTTGAAATTGGCGACCTTTCTTCTTTACTTGACAAATGGACTGATTTTGTAGTTCACGCTAAATTCAGCGTTAACAACAAGGGCTTGATAGAACTTTGGGTAGATGGTCAGCTAATTGTTAGCGATAGCAATATAAATCTCGGATACAAGGACGACTATGGCCCTTATCCAGGCTGGGGCATTTACTCTTACAACAGCACCAACCCAGAAAGATCTATATATTTAGATGAAGTACGCATTGGCAACAATTCAAGCTCATATACTCAAGTTGCACCCGGGCGCAACGACAACACCCAGCAAAAGCCCCAATTTGACAGCTCGGCCAACCATTTACCTACAGCCAATGCCGACCCATTAACGCCAAAAAGATCTGAACAAAAACCATATCCTTAA
- a CDS encoding glycosyltransferase family 4 protein → MSKPEVIYITNMYPSEERPYYGTFVQNSFKKITQLGRYAAVIALNNNKSKLMSYIFFYCKTFSRLVRFDGIAYIHYVTHSAPPALVAKLFNPKLKIILHFHGSDAFPEKNEGNFRRKIKKIIAKSAIRLSYKIVVPSDEFKGKIVEAYGIDGGAVFVNASAGVDASLFKKGARKQRSADESSKKILFVGRMIDGKGALLFARILAEIFKLPEMSTGVSVTFVGQGPEKQSAQKILENHIASGSVGFVDFVSQAELVRYYQEADIFIFASTREGESLGLVLIEAIFCGAVPIALRNVAASSILKSDSSGFLVAESENDMKEKLVKLLRLKREELELINSELIEENKKYDAEQVGLSLNEILQ, encoded by the coding sequence ATGTCAAAACCTGAAGTAATTTATATTACAAATATGTATCCCTCTGAAGAGAGGCCTTACTATGGCACTTTCGTCCAGAACAGTTTTAAGAAAATCACTCAGCTAGGTAGATATGCCGCAGTTATCGCATTAAATAATAATAAATCAAAGCTGATGTCATATATATTTTTCTACTGTAAAACGTTTTCTCGCCTGGTGCGATTTGACGGAATTGCATATATTCATTATGTGACCCATAGCGCCCCCCCGGCCTTGGTGGCAAAGCTGTTTAATCCAAAGCTCAAGATCATCTTGCACTTTCATGGGAGCGACGCATTTCCAGAAAAAAATGAAGGAAACTTTAGGCGGAAAATAAAAAAAATTATCGCGAAGTCAGCGATAAGGCTAAGTTACAAAATAGTGGTTCCTTCAGACGAGTTTAAGGGAAAAATAGTAGAGGCTTATGGTATTGACGGCGGCGCAGTTTTTGTAAACGCATCGGCAGGTGTTGATGCAAGTTTGTTCAAAAAAGGCGCTCGCAAACAGCGATCAGCGGATGAAAGTTCGAAGAAAATACTTTTCGTTGGAAGAATGATTGATGGAAAGGGCGCGTTACTTTTTGCAAGAATTTTAGCAGAAATTTTCAAGCTCCCAGAAATGTCTACTGGAGTTTCTGTAACATTCGTTGGGCAGGGGCCTGAAAAGCAGTCAGCGCAAAAAATTCTGGAAAATCACATAGCCTCTGGCTCTGTTGGGTTCGTAGATTTTGTGAGCCAAGCAGAGCTGGTTAGATATTATCAAGAAGCGGATATATTTATATTTGCGTCGACCCGAGAAGGGGAATCTTTAGGGCTTGTTCTAATTGAAGCGATTTTTTGTGGCGCGGTTCCGATAGCATTAAGAAATGTAGCCGCTAGCAGTATCTTAAAGTCGGACTCTTCAGGGTTCCTAGTTGCGGAAAGTGAAAATGATATGAAGGAGAAGTTGGTAAAGCTTCTTAGGTTAAAAAGAGAGGAACTTGAGTTAATTAACTCGGAGCTAATCGAAGAGAACAAAAAATATGATGCGGAACAGGTTGGCTTAAGCTTAAATGAAATTTTACAGTGA
- a CDS encoding UDP-N-acetylglucosamine transferase subunit ALG14 encodes MREEKVKVLMAASFGGHYKQLMRVCNLLDSEKYEFVITSTNKFLSIDGKNAEYIPDLNANEIWKVIICMPRCFYILMKYRPSYVVSTGALPGLCMLICAKLLRKRTVWIDSIANYSSLSKSGKYARRWADLWGTQWEHLASQDAKLTYMGKVL; translated from the coding sequence ATGCGTGAAGAAAAAGTGAAAGTTCTCATGGCTGCCTCTTTTGGGGGGCACTATAAGCAACTTATGCGTGTATGCAATTTGCTAGATTCAGAAAAGTACGAGTTCGTGATTACGTCTACAAATAAATTTTTGTCTATTGATGGAAAAAACGCAGAATACATTCCAGATTTGAACGCAAATGAGATTTGGAAGGTAATTATTTGTATGCCGCGATGCTTTTATATTTTGATGAAGTACAGGCCTAGTTATGTTGTATCTACTGGAGCGCTACCAGGATTGTGCATGTTGATATGCGCAAAACTTCTGAGGAAGCGGACTGTATGGATTGATAGTATTGCCAACTACAGCAGTCTCTCCAAATCAGGGAAATATGCCAGGCGATGGGCCGATTTATGGGGCACGCAGTGGGAGCATCTGGCAAGCCAAGATGCGAAGCTGACATATATGGGGAAGGTGCTGTGA
- a CDS encoding glycosyltransferase — MIFVTVGTQLPFPRLIENVLEEISLGVRPEECEVVCQSADVGYKVENFSTDLKVKLIPYLSPEEFSSNIAKAQLVISHAGMGNILTCLEEGKCGLFLARSSRLGEHRNDHQFDTVNSFLGKFSNVKLFTEESEFRSALQYELERIGKGNVEKCVGSGPLESGDMLKCKKILEDFLK, encoded by the coding sequence GTGATATTTGTTACCGTTGGGACCCAGTTGCCTTTTCCTCGCTTGATCGAAAATGTCTTGGAGGAAATTTCTTTAGGGGTGAGGCCGGAAGAGTGCGAGGTGGTGTGCCAGTCTGCGGATGTGGGCTATAAAGTTGAAAACTTTTCCACTGATTTGAAGGTTAAATTAATACCGTACTTATCACCTGAAGAGTTTTCGAGCAATATTGCAAAAGCTCAATTGGTGATTTCTCATGCCGGTATGGGAAATATTTTGACATGTCTCGAAGAAGGGAAGTGTGGACTATTTTTGGCGCGATCTAGTAGGTTAGGTGAGCATAGGAATGACCATCAATTCGATACGGTTAATAGCTTTTTGGGAAAGTTTTCAAATGTAAAGCTTTTTACTGAGGAGAGCGAATTTCGAAGTGCTCTGCAGTATGAGCTAGAAAGAATTGGAAAAGGTAATGTCGAGAAATGTGTGGGGAGTGGCCCTTTGGAAAGCGGCGATATGCTCAAATGTAAAAAAATTCTCGAAGATTTTTTAAAATGA
- a CDS encoding glycosyltransferase family 2 protein — MKNLVPKSGRVSILITNYNYEKYLREAIDSALAQKYPDIEVIVVDDGSTDRSRNVIQSYGERIRAVYQENGGQSKAFNSGFEASTGEFIFFLDADDVFSQEKVYQVVKLFEQEPEIGFVFHAVEKFNSSSGLVEGRTPLQIEGIVNEKKSLRHRGKPKIFLPPTSAFCFRRDCLNKIFPMPESSGIGISDKYLGILALSISSGYYSNKMYARLRLHGSNLYSGEGRNYSKIYSIGLETAVRIFERDQTLWKYSVKLLARAEATRMAHLLSEDGHACGKPDFLNKLTRYRKFYYYCYIFPLYLKRKLRFS, encoded by the coding sequence ATGAAAAATCTAGTTCCTAAAAGTGGGAGAGTCTCGATATTAATTACTAACTATAACTACGAAAAATATTTACGGGAGGCGATTGATAGTGCGCTAGCGCAAAAATATCCCGACATTGAAGTAATAGTAGTCGATGATGGCTCAACAGATCGTTCACGAAATGTAATCCAATCATATGGTGAACGTATTCGTGCAGTTTATCAGGAGAATGGCGGACAATCGAAGGCATTCAATTCCGGGTTTGAGGCTTCTACTGGTGAGTTTATATTTTTTCTGGATGCGGATGATGTCTTTTCGCAAGAAAAAGTTTACCAAGTTGTAAAACTTTTTGAGCAAGAGCCTGAAATAGGCTTCGTTTTTCATGCTGTAGAAAAATTTAATTCATCATCAGGCCTTGTTGAAGGAAGGACGCCTTTACAGATTGAGGGGATAGTTAATGAAAAAAAATCATTAAGGCACAGAGGGAAACCGAAAATTTTTCTTCCTCCGACGTCGGCGTTTTGTTTTAGAAGAGATTGCTTGAATAAAATATTTCCAATGCCTGAGTCTTCTGGTATTGGTATTTCTGATAAATACCTGGGAATACTAGCGTTGTCTATTAGTTCTGGTTATTACAGCAATAAGATGTATGCAAGACTTAGATTGCACGGGAGTAACTTGTATTCTGGCGAGGGAAGGAACTATTCTAAAATTTATTCAATTGGTTTGGAAACTGCGGTAAGGATTTTTGAGAGGGACCAAACTTTGTGGAAATATTCTGTGAAATTGCTTGCCAGGGCTGAAGCTACTAGGATGGCGCATCTTCTTAGTGAGGATGGACATGCTTGTGGAAAGCCAGACTTTCTGAATAAGCTGACCCGCTATCGTAAATTTTATTACTATTGCTATATTTTCCCTCTGTATTTGAAAAGGAAGTTACGATTTTCTTAA
- a CDS encoding putative capsular polysaccharide synthesis family protein: MGKVGSSTVEGLVLNSYHTHTFYGMPPSFPYHLYKYGRLKILLRKYFVYPSKRLILYLNRKNVTIVTFFRDPVARDPSMFFQDLPYWLTYYMSKSGVKSRSEDPDFLRVAFKEIFPRDYPERWVRLELCRLAGIRYEDACLGGEPFKVIESGRFRVFIGRSEKMEECLKALIPYLNLSSKVVDEDKNRGSKKWYAQLYREFCLAAEDDIKDHCSKGFRDDNGYS, translated from the coding sequence ATGGGTAAAGTTGGTTCAAGTACTGTGGAGGGGCTAGTATTAAATTCCTACCATACGCATACATTTTATGGAATGCCTCCTTCCTTTCCTTACCATCTCTATAAGTATGGGCGGCTAAAGATATTGCTTAGAAAATATTTTGTGTACCCATCGAAGCGTCTGATTCTATATCTGAATAGAAAGAACGTGACCATAGTGACGTTTTTTCGGGATCCTGTGGCACGTGATCCTTCAATGTTCTTCCAGGATCTCCCTTATTGGCTTACGTACTACATGTCGAAAAGTGGAGTTAAGAGCCGGAGTGAGGATCCTGATTTCCTAAGGGTTGCGTTTAAAGAAATTTTTCCTCGAGATTACCCGGAGCGATGGGTCAGGTTGGAGCTGTGTAGGCTTGCAGGAATAAGATACGAAGATGCATGCTTGGGTGGTGAGCCATTTAAAGTAATCGAGTCGGGTCGGTTTAGGGTTTTTATTGGTCGTAGCGAGAAAATGGAAGAATGTTTGAAGGCATTGATCCCCTATTTGAATTTGAGCTCTAAAGTGGTAGATGAGGACAAAAATAGAGGCTCAAAAAAATGGTATGCACAGTTATATCGAGAGTTTTGTTTGGCTGCTGAAGATGACATCAAAGATCACTGCTCAAAAGGCTTTAGGGATGACAATGGATACAGTTAA
- a CDS encoding sulfotransferase family protein codes for MTSKITAQKALGMTMDTVKKVSPDFIVAGAMKSGTTWLHRTLDRLENVKFPEQEIHILDCNDPFVHPDFVAADSKGLVFLDASNLSWTSAVEKIGSAYSAKHLVGWDSTTLFHSKINFRNLAEAFPKLKILVVLRNPTERAFSHYWHLVRTGRATSSFEGEISRGNLELLDRSIYRDQAKKIKEAFGERVCFMLYENIFKSPEAEFDRLADFLCIGSNKVKSILNDSLGSRENSGMYPNWLFGWLLTSRVFKGLERGRYSKDILVGGVMPAGFRYLLYKLKIVLMVVGGLGFSRTRKRCMKLSTREYLNRYFREANYDLDEIIGLPSSQIWYL; via the coding sequence ATGACATCAAAGATCACTGCTCAAAAGGCTTTAGGGATGACAATGGATACAGTTAAGAAGGTCTCGCCTGACTTTATTGTCGCGGGTGCAATGAAATCAGGTACTACATGGCTGCACAGAACTTTGGATAGATTGGAAAATGTTAAGTTTCCAGAGCAAGAAATCCATATTTTAGATTGCAATGATCCTTTTGTTCATCCGGATTTCGTAGCTGCGGATAGTAAGGGTTTGGTTTTCCTTGATGCTTCTAATCTCAGCTGGACTTCAGCGGTTGAAAAAATTGGAAGTGCTTATTCAGCTAAGCATTTAGTAGGTTGGGATTCAACTACGCTATTCCATTCTAAAATTAATTTTAGGAATCTTGCCGAAGCTTTTCCAAAGCTTAAAATTCTAGTGGTACTAAGAAATCCTACAGAAAGAGCATTTTCTCACTATTGGCACCTTGTTCGAACTGGACGAGCGACGTCTTCTTTTGAGGGCGAAATATCAAGAGGTAATTTAGAGTTGCTTGATCGCAGTATTTATAGGGATCAAGCAAAAAAAATTAAAGAGGCATTTGGAGAAAGGGTCTGCTTCATGCTGTATGAGAATATTTTTAAATCTCCGGAAGCTGAGTTCGACAGGTTGGCTGATTTTTTGTGCATTGGTTCAAATAAAGTGAAGAGTATTCTAAATGACTCTTTGGGCTCAAGGGAAAACAGCGGAATGTATCCCAATTGGCTTTTCGGCTGGTTGCTCACATCTAGAGTTTTTAAGGGCTTGGAGAGGGGGCGATACTCTAAAGATATATTAGTTGGTGGTGTGATGCCTGCAGGTTTTAGATATTTGCTTTACAAATTGAAAATAGTATTAATGGTCGTTGGCGGTCTTGGGTTCAGCAGGACAAGGAAGAGGTGTATGAAATTATCTACTAGGGAGTACTTGAACCGCTATTTTCGCGAAGCAAATTATGATCTGGATGAGATTATTGGCTTGCCGTCTTCACAGATTTGGTATTTATGA